The Phoenix dactylifera cultivar Barhee BC4 chromosome 17, palm_55x_up_171113_PBpolish2nd_filt_p, whole genome shotgun sequence genome contains a region encoding:
- the LOC103718248 gene encoding CASP-like protein 5A1 isoform X1, whose protein sequence is MFVSRPAVHPVEAPPLTDAAENPPRVMMKDIQGMPGTPGGLVLRLCQFIFAAAALSVMTSTSDFTSVTAFCYLVAAVILQSLWSLSLAFVDIYALLVKRCLRNSRAVCLFTIGDGRSSPICVDGREICIMYTLTFAAACASAGITVLISNDLNICSENHCTSFQTATAMAFISWFALSPSFLLNFWSLASR, encoded by the exons ATGTTCGTGAGTCGGCCGGCGGTGCATCCGGTGGAGGCTCCCCCTCTCACGGATGCTGCCGAGAATCCGCCGAGGGTGATGATGAAGGACATCCAGGGCATGCCCGGGACGCCCGGAGGCCTCGTCCTGCGCCTCTGCCAATTCATATTCGCGGCCGCCGCTCTCTCCGTCATGACCTCCACCAGCGATTTCACCTCCGTCACTGCCTTCTG CTATTTGGTAGCAGCAGTCATCTTACAGAGCTTGTGGAGCCTTTCACTAGCCTTCGTGGATATCTATGCCCTTCTAGTAAAACGCTGCTTGCGGAATTCCCGAGCTGTCTGTTTGTTTACCATTGGAGATGGG CGGTCTTCCCCCATATGTGTAGATGGACGTGAAATCTGT ATTATGTACACACTCACATTTGCAGCAGCTTGTGCATCCGCGGGCATCACAGTTTTGATCAGCAATGATCTGAACATCTGTTCAGAAAATCACTGCACAAGCTTTCAGACCGCTACAGCCATGGCCTTCATCAGCTGGTTTGCGCTCTCCCCATCATTTCTCCTAAACTTTTGGTCATTGGCATCCAGGTGA
- the LOC103718248 gene encoding CASP-like protein 5A1 isoform X2 — translation MFVSRPAVHPVEAPPLTDAAENPPRVMMKDIQGMPGTPGGLVLRLCQFIFAAAALSVMTSTSDFTSVTAFCYLVAAVILQSLWSLSLAFVDIYALLVKRCLRNSRAVCLFTIGDGIMYTLTFAAACASAGITVLISNDLNICSENHCTSFQTATAMAFISWFALSPSFLLNFWSLASR, via the exons ATGTTCGTGAGTCGGCCGGCGGTGCATCCGGTGGAGGCTCCCCCTCTCACGGATGCTGCCGAGAATCCGCCGAGGGTGATGATGAAGGACATCCAGGGCATGCCCGGGACGCCCGGAGGCCTCGTCCTGCGCCTCTGCCAATTCATATTCGCGGCCGCCGCTCTCTCCGTCATGACCTCCACCAGCGATTTCACCTCCGTCACTGCCTTCTG CTATTTGGTAGCAGCAGTCATCTTACAGAGCTTGTGGAGCCTTTCACTAGCCTTCGTGGATATCTATGCCCTTCTAGTAAAACGCTGCTTGCGGAATTCCCGAGCTGTCTGTTTGTTTACCATTGGAGATGGG ATTATGTACACACTCACATTTGCAGCAGCTTGTGCATCCGCGGGCATCACAGTTTTGATCAGCAATGATCTGAACATCTGTTCAGAAAATCACTGCACAAGCTTTCAGACCGCTACAGCCATGGCCTTCATCAGCTGGTTTGCGCTCTCCCCATCATTTCTCCTAAACTTTTGGTCATTGGCATCCAGGTGA